A segment of the Ovis canadensis isolate MfBH-ARS-UI-01 breed Bighorn chromosome 17, ARS-UI_OviCan_v2, whole genome shotgun sequence genome:
TGCTGGCCTCGTGGGCGACAGGCCCACTACCCCGCGGCCAGTGCCCATCCACCTAGCTCTCCTTTGAACTATCCAGGCCAGGGGGAGAGGCTGGTGGATCTGGTGTGGTCAGCGTGGCCTCGAGGTGGAGGAAAGGCCCAGAGCAGTTCTCTCCTGCCTCCCCCGTGGGGGCCCTGGCCCCCCAAAGGCCCCTGCGCCAAACAGACTGTGTCCTTTGCTGACACGCGCTGGCTGAGTCGAGTGGGTGGCGTCCAgacccccgcccacccccaggGTGCTGGCCCAAGCCTGCCGCCCGCCCGTCTCCCGAGCACCCTCGCCAGCCTCGGGCGGTTCCGCCGCCCGCAGGCCGGGCCCGTGTCCGCTCCCGACCCCTGTGCTGTTGGCGCCCTCccgggggcgggcgtgagggcaGCCGGGCGGCAGCCTCTGCAGCTGCTTTGGCCTTGCAGCCCTTTTACAGGAAGCACTTCGACGCAGAGGAGACCCGGGTGAACCAGCTCTTTGCACAAGCCAAGACCTGCAAGGTGCTGGTGGAGAAGTGGTGAGTCCGCGTgtcgcccccacccccgccgcccttCCTCACGCACCTGCCACCCCAGGGCTGGTGGGGGGAGGCCCCCCTTGGGAAGGGGCAGGCCTGAGCTTTCCCACCTTGTTGGCCATGGGCACTGACTTgtacccgcccccgccccctgaGCCTTAGTTTTTCCATCCATCAAGTGGGAACAGGTAGGGGGCTATGTGACCTAGGCTACACAAACTCTGGCCTAGGATGGACCCGGAGCGGGCACACAGGACAGGTGAGCGAGACAGATCTGGCCAGCCCTCGGGCTGCTCAGGGAGTGCTGGCCGTGTGGCAGAGCACACGGACCCCGGTGGCGGGGGCACGGCCTGGGGAGCGCGCTGGCGCGGCGGGAggctggcagggaggcctgggtgtcagctgtcagggaggcctggccagaCCTCCTCCCGGCTGCCTGACCTTAATaggtctccctcttctcctccacacggggcgggggtgggggggcaggagaCTTGCCCAGACGCAAGCAGCTTCCTCCCCAGCCTGCTGCGGGCACTGCGCCCAGCAGGCGTCCGGCTCCCAGACCCGGGCTGGTCTCTCCTTGGGTCTCCCGTCCTCCTGGATTTCGGGCTTCATGGTCACGTGACCCAGGCACATAGCCCTCTGGGCACAGGGAGGTCTCCACGTGTCCCCAGGCCACGTGAGCGCGTGTTGGAGGGTGAGGTGGCCGGTGTTAGCTCGGTGGCACCTGACCGGCTGCATGGAGGGCGGGGGCCGTTCCCGGCCagacacccccccgccccccgcacagTGAGTCCCACAGTCACCCCAGCCGCCCAGCCATGCACTGACCCGCACCCGGGACCCCCACCCGGGCCCTCCCTCCAGCTGCGCCTGCGCTTCCCGGTGGCTGAAGCCCTCCTCGGGTCATACCTTCTGCTGGGAGCtcagccagctgcttcctctcAGAGACCCAGTGGAAAAATGGCACGCTTCCCCAGGCCAAGGCGTCAGAGCAGGCTGCCCTGTGACTCGGCGGGGCTGGAGCTGGGCCCGGCTACCAGGTGCCCACACGTACCCCCGAGGGGCCTGGAAGGAAGGAGGGCTCAGCGTGGCTCGGCATtggccccccaacccccagtgaAGACGGTGGGGCCCGGGCACTGGGGAATCCCCCCAGCCCTTCCCACCTCAGGTCTGTCTGGGACTTGCCTCCTCCCGGGGGCCTCAGAGGGGCCAGGGCCTAAGAGTCTGGAACAGCCGGCTGACCCGGGGTTCCCCTGCGGGCGTTGCCAACTAGCCCTTCCCAGGCAGCCCCTTCTGCCACAGGGAGCctcaaacagaaagagaaataacccCTGCTTGGCTCCGATTGGGGGAAGTAAGTTAGGCCGCCCGTTCACACTACTGATGCACCCTTCAGGGTAAAAGACCGGGGCAGTGAGGGGCAGGCCCAGAGATGGGGTGCCGTCTGGAGTCGTATGGTCACCCTGTGACGGGCCTGTGGGCCCAGCGTGTCCTGGGCAACCCCCCGGTCCATGCTTGGTCCCCCACTGAGCCCCGCCCACCGTGACAAAGCAGGCGGGTGCCCCCTGCACGGAGCTCAGGGCGGACGCGAGGCGCAGACCTGGGGATGGGGCAGACCGGGGCCCGGCAGGGGTCCGCAGGCGGGGCCTGGGGCCCAGCGGCACCGGCTGACGCCCGTCCGCCCCCCGCAGCAGGGTGAGCATGCAGGACATCCAGGCCCACCTGGCGCAGGGCCACGTGGCCATCGTGCTGGTGAACTCGGGGGTGCTGCACTGCGACCTCTGCTCCAGCCCCCCCAAGTACTGCTGCTTCGCGCCCAGCGGGCCCCGCCGCCTCTGCCGCTCGCCCGAGTACCAGGGGCACTTCGTCGTGCTGCGCGGCTACAGCCGGGCCGCTGGCTGCGTCTTCTACAACAACCCGGCCTACGCCGACCGTGAGTGGGGCGGGTGGGCCCCACCGCCTTCTCCCGGGGCCCCTGCCCGCCATCCCCGGGCCggccctctgcccccacccagggCCCAGCCCAGGGCTGCGGTTCCCggcgcccccagcccccaggccagcCCTCCGTGCTAGAAAGGGAGGTCCGGGgaccctggtcaggggactaagagcCTGCACGCTTCGCAGAGTGGccgaaagaaaaaaagaaagtctgcccagccctggccctggcccccgCCCAAGGCCCGGACTCCCCACGGCCCCGGGGACAAGGAGGGACCATAGCCCTGCGGCCTCCAGCGAGTCCCTCCCTCTGGGCCTCCCTTTCTCCTGCTGAATCGGGGACAGCGCAGGGGACAGGCTCACAGGGGCCGCAGCGGCTGCAGGGAGGGCGTCCCGCGTGGTGGGGGTCAGCCGGGGTGCCCCCTTGCTGACCGCCCCGCCCTCCTGCCGCAGCAGGGATGTGCAGCGCCAGCGTCAGCAACTTCGAGGAGGCCAGGACCAGCTACGGCACGGACGAGGACATCCTCTTCGTCTACGGGGACAGCTGACAGCGGGGGCCCGCtgcgccctgccctgcccccagaggCCACCCCAGAGGCGCTGGCCCAGGCCTGGGGCTCAGACGAGGCGCTGCGTCCCTGCTGGCTGTTGACATCGTGCGGGCAGCCCCACATCTCAGGGTTGGGTGCTGGGGCCCTGGGCCTGCACGCCTGATCATGGCCGGGGGTGGCCTGTGGCCTCCCCCCAACCCAGCGCTCACTCCTGGCCCTCTGCAGAGAAGGCCGGGTGGTCTCTGTCGGCAGAGGGAGTAACCTAACCCAGGATCGCACAGCGCGGACCCCCGCATGGACTGGGGCGGCCTCCTGTTCCTTCCTTTTTTAGCCGGGGGaggcgcgtgtgtgtgtgtgtgcgcgtgcgtgcgtgcctgcgtgtgtgtgtgtgtgcgtgcgtgcgtgcgtgcctgtgtgtgtgtgtgtgtgagatttaagtcttttttttagCCGGGGGAGGGTGTTTTTTTGAGATTGAAGTTTTCGCTTTTGGTGGCGCGAGACTCAACCTCAAGCAAGACAATAATAGTGGGGTCACAGGTACTTTGGAACCACGGACACCTCTTTTCGCGGGCAGATCAGCCAGGCCAGGATCTCTTCCAAAGCCAGGGGGACCCAGGgctgcaggcaggcaggcctcGCGCCACAGCCAGAACCTGACTCAGGACAGTGGTGGGGCTGCGTCTTGAACCTGGGTCTACACCCCTGGAGAAAAAAGGGAAATGGGTCATTCCCAAAAGGGGCTGGGACacctcctgcccctgccctgggTTACCTCTGGCCAGGGGGGCCAGGATGCCGCCGTCAGCTACAGCACCTAAGTCTTGGTCGTCGGTGCCAGAAGCCTGATGCTGGGGCAGCGGCTTCCGCTGCTTCCCCAGGCTACGGACCACCCAGGACCACCCAGCTGTACAGCTCCTCTACCTGACAGCCTTGACTGAGAGGCAGGCACTTCTGGCCAGGCAGCCGCCCTTGCGGGCCCGTCTCGTCCCCGTTGCCTTAACCCTGGGTAGCCTGAgaccagcccccccccccaccaccaccccgagTCCTGGTTCCCAAGGCCAGGAGGACCACACGTGGCAGCTGCAGGCTGGGCGCCCCTGGAAGGGGCCCGGGTGACCCCGTTGAGGGCGGCGGTGTCCAGGAAGACAGCGACAGAAAGGGGCGGCCGCCCTCAGGGAGGCCCACTACTCAGGCCGGCGGGGGCTGCCCAGGGAGCAGCCTCCAGTGTCCATGTTGCCGTCATCCGTCAGAGACACTGTCCCCAGGTCGGAGGAGCGAGCCTCTCGGGGAAGCCGCAGGTTAGAGGTCACCCGTCTGGAAGGTTCACAGGAGCTGCCTGGCCCCGGGGCCGACGCCACCTGCCTGGAGGGGGTCTCGGAGGCGAACCCACCGTGTTATGTGCTGTTCACACACAAATCCTGAAAACGGGGCTGGAGACAGCAGGACGCGGCCCACGACCCCAAGACCCCTTGGCCACACGTGGAGGGGGGCGCCCTGGACCGCTGGCTGTCTCCCCAGCCACCTAGGGGCAAAAGGGATTTTATGCATCACAGGGATTTTTATATGTGTTATCTTGTTTGTAATGAGCCATTCTCAATAAACATGGTCCTCACTCCAAGACCCTGGCAGCCCCCCCGCCCGCTTCTGTGATCCCAGTCTCCTTGGGACGGTTGCTCCTGAGCTCACATGTAGGTGTGCTGGCCACCGGCCACCCGGGCGTCCTCACGACGTGACCAGAGGTGCTAAGGAGGGGACAGCTCAAAACCGAGCGCAAAGGATCACTGGGGATCCAGGAGACCAGAGTGCGGAACCTTCCAGAGACTGTCGACTCTAAAGCCCTGTGCTGAGAGCCAAGGGTGCAAAGCTCTATCTATATGACGGTGCCCTGACCAGGCCAGCTCGGCTAGCAAGGCGTGCCCAGGGAGTTAGGAGGTGCAGAAAAGGCTCTGATCCTATGGTGTGGGGACCCCGTTCCCTCAGGGGCTCTCCCAACTGCTTTGCTGCACAGTTCATTTCTGTGGGACCCTGGTCTTCCCTGAATGATGCTGACCTTTGGGTAAGCCCTGGTCCAGCATCCTGAGGTCATCGCTCAGGACTTgtctggtggtccattggctgaGAACCCACCTTCCGATGCGGGGCCCGCAGGTATGGTCAGGAAACTTTTAAGATCCCAAGTGCCGTGGGGCAACTGAGCAAGCAAGCGGATGGTTGGCTGCTGATCCTCTGGGGACTTAGATCGCCAGCTCCTCCCACGAAAGCAAAACCACTGGCTCCACAGTGACCTCCAGCTCCCCCAAACGCCGGGGTCTTGTTCACTGGTGGGACGACTAAGCTGAAATCTGATGGGTCCACCTGTGGCCAAGCTGTTCACCCAAAGCTGCACAGGCGCAAGCTGGAAGTAGGCATGGGTCCTCCACTCGGGCTAGAGGCCCAGGCCAGTTCACCCGGTAAGCCTTGCTGCGCTTTTACCGGCTCTGCCACCGATAAAATACGTCAGACTGTCCAGCTCACTCAAGTCGAGGCGCAAGGGGAGAGTCTGTCCACCC
Coding sequences within it:
- the GUCD1 gene encoding protein GUCD1 isoform X2, producing the protein MRTEVDAEAAGPPLEPGDFVQLPVPVIQQLFHWDCGLACSRMVLRYLGQLDDAEFERALQELRLTRSIWTIDLAYLMRRFGVRHRFCTQTLGVDKGYKNQPFYRKHFDAEETRVNQLFAQAKTCKVLVEKWVSMQDIQAHLAQGHVAIVLVNSGVLHCDLCSSPPKYCCFAPSGPRRLCRSPEYQGHFVVLRGYSRAAGCVFYNNPAYADRMCSASVSNFEEARTSYGTDEDILFVYGDS